In Ostrea edulis chromosome 6, xbOstEdul1.1, whole genome shotgun sequence, a single window of DNA contains:
- the LOC125646463 gene encoding toll-like receptor 4 isoform X1, giving the protein MAFAIAFLYVVWLSVLNSSASKECSSARCKCIDLGDGTWAANCTRRNIKQIPLFAKNISKINLSHNLISGIGTDTEWPQMLKELYMRENQIKSIASSAFRALVHLEVLNLAGNKLWYIYSPELSYLQSLTNLRILDLSNNVDYRRDTSYPVHGFRFLRKLESLKIDGLRRGNFKDGDWNLTTLTNLTVSGITGKCYFEKLQGGFFGGLPSLILLEITGCPIKTIHKDVFSPLHSLHTLDLSHNQLLTFAVLTNLSFDLQFTNIRVLKVKKLYCRHGLGTYLSNNQVVHFKNTSITDLDLSGNHIEMMHPEVPKYFPPNMTRLNIAENRFTWGMYMLAYQFLTKLKVIDISKQFSNHFQNIPSFYCQNSIDCASTDSEMHAPLNTLDWNASTMVKSTSPQSDLDLSKKQVTFYVPKSLEKLFFHDSNFAFTIPEVHLGNNFCRQYHVQNNFFSTLNGPMYGMGYTEYVDISGNLVHYISPQFFNSFPNMTYLNLSNNILGNILNDTVKEDHFKALQKLKEIKLSNNTISSIPPKLLSGAVSLETLDLSNNLITNFTCTLSENTPLKHLDLSANRLNVISSQTIHRLESFHERKNLTINPSGNFFDCTCETIFFLQWVRDSKIHFLEKNKYTCRNSHLRRRTFSELNDIIRELEQNCTSNLPRTIGITVSVMVVLTIGIMGTLYKFRWTIRYFFYRTKLEIQEIVKPSTRKMNREYRYSAFVLYSENDSIFVENDLVHQLELQEGLQLCLSNRDFSPGLRKFANVTHAIHNSRKIICVVTTDFLDDRWCIHQLQMALEDKVHREDEEDCIICILFRDPSLGDLGGSQQSLLIMPLIQNRSHALYSQNPEGHAPFWRRLIAALRE; this is encoded by the coding sequence ATGGCTTTTGCAATTGCCTTCTTGTATGTGGTGTGGCTATCAGTTTTGAACAGCTCTGCGTCGAAAGAATGTTCGTCAGCAAGGTGTAAATGCATTGATCTTGGCGATGGAACATGGGCTGCAAACTGCACCAGACGAAACATAAAACAAATACCTTTATTTGCCAAAAATATCTCAAAGATAAACCTCAGCCATAACTTAATCAGTGGGATTGGTACGGATACTGAGTGGCCACAGATGCTTAAGGAACTGTacatgagggaaaatcaaatcaaatcaatcgCCAGTAGCGCTTTCCGGGCACTCGTTCACCTCGAGGTTTTGAATTTGGCCGGAAATAAATTGTGGTACATATATTCACCGGAGTTGTCCTATCTTCAAAGTTTGACAAACTTAAGGATCTTGGACCTCTCAAACAATGTGGACTATAGGCGTGATACATCGTATCCCGTGCACGGATTTCGATTCTTGAGAAAATTGGAATCATTAAAGATTGACGGTCTTCGGCGCGGAAATTTTAAAGACGGAGACTGGAACTTGACTACTTTGACAAATCTCACCGTTTCCGGTATTACAGGAAAATGTTACTTCGAGAAACTTCAAGGAGGATTCTTCGGGGGATTACCGTCCCTAATACTGCTAGAAATAACGGGGTGTCCGATAAAGACGATACACAAAGATGTCTTCAGTCCCCTGCATTCTTTACACACCCTGGATTTATCACACAACCAACTTCTGACGTTTGCTGTGCTAACGAACCTGTCCTTCGATCTGCAATTTACAAATATCCGGGTCCTGAAGGTTAAGAAACTGTACTGTAGACATGGTCTTGGAACATATTTATCTAACAATCAAGTAGTTCACTTTAAAAACACATCCATCACAGACCTAGACTTATCAGGCAATCATATTGAAATGATGCATCCGGAAGTCCCAAAATATTTCCCACCTAACATGACTCGCTTAAATATCGCAGAAAATCGTTTCACGTGGGGAATGTACATGCTCGCATATCAATTTCTTACCAAACTTAAGGTTATAGACATCAGCAAACAATTTTCTAATCACTTTCAGAATATTCCGTCGTTTTATTGTCAAAATTCAATAGACTGTGCTAGTACCGACTCCGAGATGCATGCGCCTTTGAATACGCTTGATTGGAATGCAAGTACTATGGTTAAATCAACTTCTCCACAATCAGATTTGGACTTGTCGAAAAAACAAGTGACTTTTTATGTGCCAAAAAGtcttgaaaaattattttttcatgacAGTAACTTTGCATTTACCATACCGGAGGTCCACCTCGGTAATAACTTTTGCAGACAGTATCATGTACAAAACAATTTCTTTAGTACTTTAAATGGACCCATGTATGGCATGGGTTACACGGAGTACGTAGACATTTCGGGAAATCTCGTACACTACATTTCTCCCCAGTTCTTCAACTCGTTTCCGAATATGACGTATTTGAACTTATCAAATAATATAttgggaaatattttgaatgacacaGTTAAAGAAGATCACTTTAAAGCACTTCAGAAGCTAAAAGAAATTAAGCTTTCTAACAACACAATTTCTTCAATACCTCCAAAACTCTTATCGGGTGCTGTATCTTTAGAGACTCTAGACTTAAGCAATAACCTAATAACGAATTTTACTTGTACATTAAGCGAGAACACTCCTTTAAAGCACCTCGATTTATCGGCGAATCGCCTGAATGTAATTTCTAGTCAAACAATACATCGTTTGGAAAGTTTTCATGAACGTAAAAACCTGACTATTAATCCCTCAGGAAATTTCTTTGATTGCACATGTGAAACAATTTTCTTTTTGCAATGGGTACGAGattcaaaaattcattttctggAGAAAAACAAGTATACATGCAGAAATTCCCATTTAAGAAGACGAACGTTTAGCGAACTGAATGATATTATACGAGAACTCGAGCAAAATTGTACCTCAAATCTTCCCAGAACAATCGGTATAACGGTTTCTGTTATGGTTGTATTAACAATTGGAATTATGGGTACTTTATATAAGTTCCGTTGGACCATTCGATATTTCTTCTATCGCACAAAATTGGAAATTCAAGAAATCGTCAAACCGTCGACACGAAAAATGAACCGAGAATACAGATATTCAGCCTTCGTTTTGTACTCTGAGAACGATTCGATTTTCGTTGAAAACGATTTGGTACATCAGCTGGAATTACAGGAAGGACTGCAGCTTTGTTTGTCGAATCGAGACTTTTCCCCAGGTTTAAGAAAGTTCGCTAACGTCACCCATGCCATCCACAACAGTAGAAAAATTATCTGTGTAGTCACCACCGACTTTCTTGATGACCGATGGTGTATACATCAATTGCAAATGGCGCTGGAGGATAAAGTTCATCGGGAAGACGAGGAGGACTGCATTATCTGCATCCTCTTCAGAGACCCTTCACTGGGAGATCTGGGCGGAAGTCAACAATCCCTGCTGATAATGCCCCTCATTCAAAACAGGTCGCATGCGCTCTATTCACAGAACCCGGAAGGGCATGCACCGTTTTGGAGGAGGCTCATCGCCGCTCTACGAGAGTAA
- the LOC125646460 gene encoding toll-like receptor 4: MAYLRNFVILLFFVGSVSSDPCFYELNCTCSNSKYDILVHANCSGLHLNNSPSWFPDNVTSIDLSRNQLQTINITPNYPRTLKHLNLSYNDINYLSNKSFDWIPYLETLDLSYNNLNLGKESLPDGVFQYLGNLKSLNLSHNNFSHANQYNAEIFQNIPLLETLEIDGLTEGNFKFTLKRKRFAFTKSSDDFNCSPDLKSLCLKFMNVLVVSGRRNPSKCLIEVLTADFFASLPTLKKLDLSGCSIKSIEEGSFPPSLTYLDLSYNEKLSFHLLPNISANLINLTTLILDKIHCTFGMGTYITADMVKNFANTSIKNLSLSMNRLESVEPNVLTNTSIVRKLEYLNLSYNKLTFGWYLLNLGQMKKMKKIDLSGQHTTFFTGSGTDFKECENHRICSYSSPDLGYSTPHRWNLTIYMPPELETVIFNHASLHSAIEKVVISSNNSVKNIDLGSNYIENLTGPVHGLDKVEVVDFSHNFISVLSPYFFPSFPKMTKLNLGQNLLGNCLNNDNSTYFRNLTNLKDLDLSKNVIRSISPENFDGLDALEVLNLSYNLLSDFYLNEGQVSSLKLVDLSFNALSSISDTTTKALESIQRNHQLKINLTGNDLRCTCDALDLLKWMVKSEITFVDKHLYSCRTKNMTQESMTDLDLIVKTLVKKCDDYEEIIGIISALYVVFLTLIVGGILYRYRWKLRYIYYMSKWNTATSRDTYSKMYQYDAFVSYADEEKDFVMQEMTSELERASQLVLCLHERDFTPGKSIGENITRSICSSKRVLCIVSESFLRSHWCMYELEMALTDNRYSRDKPSVFLIMYRGLPTENSKISLSIRLMSLVKMNAYIEYPKDDRDKVEFWNSLRVILQE; the protein is encoded by the coding sequence ATGGCGTACCTGcgaaattttgtaattttgctATTCTTTGTTGGATCTGTGTCTTCCGATCCCTGCTTCTATGAACTAAACTGCACTTGTAGCAACTCAAAGTACGATATACTCGTCCATGCAAACTGTTCGGGTTTACATTTAAACAATTCTCCTTCCTGGTTTCCAGACAATGTGACCAGCATTGATTTATCAAGAAACCAATTACAAACGATTAATATAACCCCAAATTATCCTAGAACTTTAAAACACCTTAATTTATCTTACAATGACATTAATTACCTTTCAAATAAGTCCTTCGACTGGATTCCGTATCTGGAGACCTTAGATTTGTCCTACAATAATTTGAATTTAGGGAAGGAGAGCCTACCAGACGGAGTGTTTCAATATCTGGGGAATCTAAAGTCGTTAAATCTCTCCCACAACAACTTTTCGCACGCAAATCAGTACAAtgcagaaatatttcaaaatattccactCCTTGAAACGTTAGAAATTGATGGATTGACAGAGGGGAACTTCAAGTTTACGCTGAAGAGAAAAAGATTCGCTTTCACCAAATCCTCGGATGACTTTAATTGTTCTCCAGATCTCAAATCACTATGTTTAAAATTTATGAATGTCTTAGTAGTCTCAGGAAGAAGAAACCCTAGTAAATGTTTGATTGAGGTCTTGACGGCAGACTTCTTCGCCAGCCTCCCTACGCTAAAAAAGTTAGACCTATCTGGTTGTTCAATCAAGTCCATCGAGGAAGGATCTTTTCCCCCAAGCCTTACATATTTGGATTTATCCTACAACGAAAAACTTTCTTTCCATTTGCTTCCAAATATTTCTGCAAATTTGATTAACTTAACGACTTTGATATTGGACAAAATTCACTGCACGTTTGGAATGGGGACCTATATCACAGCAGACATGGTCAAAAATTTTGCGAATACTTCAATCAAAAATCTTTCCCTTAGTATGAATAGATTGGAGTCTGTGGAACCTAATGTTCTTACTAATACTAGTATCGTACGAAAGCTGGAGTATTTAAATCTCTCAtataataaattaacattcgGGTGGTACCTTCTTAATTTAGGGCAgatgaaaaaaatgaagaaaatagattTGAGTGGACAACATACAACTTTCTTTACCGGATCTGGGACAGATTTTAAAGAGTGTGAAAATCATCGCATATGCTCTTATTCCTCACCAGATTTGGGGTACTCAACGCCACATCGGTGGAATTTAACAATTTACATGCCTCCAGAATTAGAGACGGTTATTTTCAATCATGCGTCCCTTCATTCAGCGATAGAAAAAGTAGTGATAAGCTCAAATAACAGTGTGAAAAACATTGACCTCGGCTCGAATTACATTGAGAACCTGACGGGACCAGTCCACGGATTAGATAAGGTTGAGGTGGTGGATTTTTCTCATAATTTCATATCAGTACTTTCACCATATTTCTTTCCAAGCTTTCCCAAGATGACAAAACTTAATCTTGGACAAAACTTGCTTGGAAACTGTTTAAACAATGATAACTCGACTTATTTTCGAAATTTAACGAACCTGAAAGATTTGGATCTTTCAAAGAATGTTATAAGGTCGATTTCTCCCGAGAATTTTGATGGACTTGATGCTTTGGAAGTGTTGAATCTTAGCTATAATTTATTAAGTGACTTTTATCTCAACGAAGGCCAAGTTAGCTCCTTGAAGTTGGTAGATCTGTCCTTTAATGCTTTGTCCTCCATTTCCGACACCACCACAAAGGCGCTGGAATCAATTCAACGAAATCATCAGCTGAAGATCAATCTGACAGGAAATGATCTTCGGTGTACATGCGATGCTCTAGATCTTCTCAAGTGGATGGTTAAGTCGGAAATCACTTTTGTGGATAAACATTTATACAGTTGTAGGACTAAGAACATGACCCAGGAGAGCATGACGGATCTGGACTTAATCGTCAAAACTCTCGTGAAAAAATGTGATGATTACGAAGAAATTATCGGTATCATTTCTGCACTCTACGTCGTGTTTTTGACACTTATCGTGGGTGGAATTCTTTATCGTTACCGTTGGAAACTGCGATACATTTATTACATGTCAAAATGGAATACTGCCACGTCACGTGACACATACAGTAAAATGTATCAGTACGATGCCTTTGTTTCTTACGCTGACGAAGAAAAGGATTTCGTAATGCAGGAAATGACGTCAGAACTGGAAAGGGCATCACAGCTTGTGTTATGTCTTCATGAGAGAGACTTCACACCAGGGAAATCAATTGGTGAAAATATAACCAGATCAATTTGTAGCAGTAAACGCGTCTTATGTATAGTGTCAGAAAGTTTCCTGCGATCTCATTGGTGCATGTATGAACTAGAAATGGCGCTAACAGACAACAGATATTCACGCGATAAACCGTCTGTATTCCTCATTATGTATAGAGGCTTGCCAACAGAGAACTCCAAAATCAGCTTGTCCATTCGCCTCATGTCTTTGGTGAAAATGAATGCTTATATTGAATATCCGAAGGACGACAGAGACAAAGTTGAATTCTGGAACTCTCTCAGAGTGATCTTACAGGAATGA
- the LOC125646463 gene encoding complement C1q-like protein 4 isoform X2: MRKEFRILLLGLVFVSFSDAKRSGQKSRLKNQATCHLEVTCDGGMSLPLRLPLRGPRGPPGAPGAKGDRGEKGERGSPGVPDKSGNVMSGMKNRGARIAFFAGLDNNINGLQSDEDARFGNVVTNIGNCYNPITGRFRAPVDGVYQFNIAVAAQGRHKAAVDLLTSLPELPKQNTTVTLPESVQTPQRISGNWIEPPKEQMIIRVWAESLPLWSTATNTAILSLRQGQQVWLRILKRASYLHGYMYSSFSGAILFPDDM; the protein is encoded by the exons ATGAGGAAGGAGTTCCGCATACTTCTATTAGGACTTGTCTTTGTTTCCTTCTCAGACGCTAAAAGAAGTGGACAAAAATCGCGATTGAAAAATCAAGCCACATGTCACTTGGAGGTTACATGTGATGGGGGCATGTCTCTACCTCTCCGACTTCCGTTGAGAGGCCCTCGAGGTCCCCCTGGTGCCCCAGGAGCCAAAGGGGACAGGGGAGAGAAGGGAGAGAGGGGTTCACCAGGGGTACCAGACAAGTCAG GTAATGTCATGTCAGGAATGAAAAATCGAGGGGCGAGAATAGCCTTTTTTGCTGGTCTCGACAATAATATAAATGGACTACAGAGCGACGAAGATGCCAGGTTTGGAAATGTCGTTACAAACATTGGTAACTGCTATAACCCCATCACTGGTCGATTTAGGGCACCTGTTGACGGGgtgtaccagtttaatatagcAGTGGCAGCACAGGGAAGGCATAAG GCTGCGGTGGATctcttgacgtcacttccggagTTACCAAAGCAGAATACGACAGTGACACTTCCGGAGTCAGTACAGACACCACAGAGGATCAGCGGAAATTGGATAGAACCTCCCAAGGAACAGATGATAATCAGAGTTTGGGCAGAGAGCTTACCACTATGGTCAACAGCAACCAACACCGCTATCCTGAGTCTGCGCCAAGGGCAACAAGTTTGGCTGCGCATACTCAAAAGAGCATCTTATCTCCATGGTTATATGTATTCTTCTTTCTCGGGAGCAATATTATTTCCAGATGACATGTGA
- the LOC125648130 gene encoding fatty acid-binding protein Fh15-like — MSQFNGTWEDKGQDETFGPFMEAIGLGEFTEKYKNATSTVTFAVDGNKISLSYVSSLYPDKPMTYNITAGEEFDGKGPDGSDVKTVFTVVSDCEINEKEKTNFEDGKNREFVITRKISGDVMDVTVEAVTSKATMTSKMYRKK; from the exons ATGTCTCAGTTTAACGGAACATGGGAAGATAAGGGACAGGACGAGACCTTTGGACCCTTTATGGAAGCTATAG GTTTAGGTGAATTTACGGAGAAATACAAGAATGCGACATCCACTGTGACATTTGCTGTGGACGGCAATAAGATTTCTCTATCGTATGTCTCCTCACTCTACCCTGACAAACCCATGACGTATAATATTACGGCTGGGGAAGAGTTCGATGGAAAAGGCCCGGATGGTTCCGATGTGAAG ACAGTATTCACGGTGGTTAGCGACTGCGAAATAAACGAAAAAgagaaaacaaattttgaaGATGGCAAAAACCGAGAATTCGTAATCACCAGAAAAATCAGCGGAGATGTTATGGATGTG ACGGTTGAAGCCGTTACCTCCAAGGCTACGATGACAAGCAAAATGTACCGCAAGAAGTAG